The Chitinophaga flava genome has a segment encoding these proteins:
- a CDS encoding ATP-binding protein, producing MKKQAVMPAWHFVETIASQTLDAYFEDAKMYGNVFAITGAAGSGKTFAAQRFSTIEPSVIHLECAEHWNRKIFLRKILAAMHKEPQGYNVGDLLDEIVSHLLIMEEPLLILDEADKLSDQVLYFFITLYNLLRGKCGIVMMATNHLVKRMERGRRLNRKGYTEIYSRLGRRIIQLPTLNKQEIISICEANGISDQPAAVEIFHECEGDMRRLEREVHKRKRKMLKQTQK from the coding sequence ATGAAAAAGCAAGCTGTAATGCCGGCCTGGCATTTCGTGGAAACTATTGCCTCCCAGACACTGGATGCATACTTCGAAGATGCAAAAATGTATGGGAATGTATTTGCTATCACCGGCGCAGCTGGTTCCGGTAAAACCTTTGCCGCACAAAGGTTTTCTACTATAGAACCTTCGGTTATACACCTGGAATGTGCAGAGCACTGGAATCGTAAAATATTCCTCAGAAAAATACTGGCAGCCATGCATAAAGAACCACAGGGCTATAATGTAGGTGACCTGCTGGATGAAATTGTATCACATTTACTGATAATGGAAGAACCATTACTGATCCTCGATGAAGCAGATAAACTGAGTGATCAGGTATTGTATTTTTTTATCACGCTGTACAACCTGCTCAGAGGGAAATGCGGTATTGTAATGATGGCCACCAACCACCTGGTAAAACGTATGGAAAGAGGACGCAGACTTAACCGGAAAGGATATACGGAAATATACTCCCGCCTGGGCCGGCGTATTATCCAACTCCCAACGCTCAATAAACAGGAAATCATCTCCATTTGTGAAGCCAATGGAATCAGCGATCAGCCAGCTGCTGTAGAAATCTTTCATGAATGTGAAGGAGATATGCGCCGCCTTGAAAGAGAAGTGCATAAACGGAAACGGAAAATGCTTAAACAGACGCAAAAATAA